The window CGGGTTCTTGTGCCGCTCGGCGAGCAGGGGCAGGCCAAGGGCGTACGCGGCGTCCAGGTCATACCCGTCGCCACGATACAACAGGCGATATACTACCTTACGGGCTACAACGTGACCTCGCCCTACGGCCCCTCGTACCTAAACACGACCGTATTCAACAAGGTGTCGAGATACCTCTACGAGCAGGTCCTCGCCATATATAGGAACGCGACCGGGACGTCGGCCAACGCCTACGTCAACATGAGCGCCGTATCGTCGCTGGCGGCCAGAGGCCAGTACTACACCGCGGCCTCTCTGCTGTTCAACGGCATATACAAGTATTACCTATCGCAGGTGTCGAGCGGTGCGTTAAGCGCCAACGCTCTCTCTAGTAAGGCGCTAGAGCTTACTAAAAATTATGAAAAACTCGCAAACAATATAACGATTACCTCTAATAATTTAGGAATTATAATAGGTATATATGAGAGGATTTATCAAATTTATCAACAAGCCAATTCCTCCAGCCCCGACGTAGCCTTCATGTACGCGCGCGCAGTGACCTTGCCTCCTTGGATTAACGCGGCCGAGATGTTGGCCTACGGCCGCGTGATCAACGAGAGCTCGTTGAGCGATATGGCCGAGACATACCTGGAGTACGCCTATGTGATGTACTCCTACGTCATAACGACGTACGGATCTCAACTGCCCCCCGATTTAGCGACTGAGCTACAGCAAAGCCTCCAGCTAGCCGAAAGCCTCTATTCCAGCAAGCACTACCTCGCCTCGCTCGCCGCCTCGCTCGACACGATATCTCTAGCCGAGAACGCGCTGGCGTCTCCGGGCGCCGACAGTCTGGCGCCAGTGGAGAGGCAGACGGCGTTCGAGAATATCTACAGGGCGGCGGCTTGCGGATCGCCCAACATACTCCCCCTTAGCTATATCCAGTTCGGCGACTACTACATGAACAGCGATACTACGACGGCGTTGTACATGTACGAGGAGGCCTCGATGTACGCCGCAGCTATAGGCGATATATTGTGCTCGTCCAACGCCACCTATATTATCGTGAAGGCGCCCTCCAACATATCCACATTGGCTCCGCCGCCCGCCATTACGGCGTCTGCGCAGACCGGCTTCAGCGCGGCTAACTACATCATCTCCATTATACTTATAGTGTTCGTGATATCGGTAATAATAGTTTCTGCGAAAAAGAGGTAGGGGTTACCAGTACTCCGTCTTTTCGGCCCTAGCCGCCCCTCTAGGCTTTCTATGTGAGGTCTTGGCCGGCGGCAACAACGGCAAGGCGAAGGCGACTACGGGCACTATGTATTCCCAATACGGCGCATACGCGAATACGGCCGCCACTATCCTCTCGACCACGTCCCCGCTCACGAAGAGCGCCGGTATGGCGATTAGGAAGAAGCCGACGACGCCGAGCACCGCCAACGCCCTGTCCCTCACCCTCCTCATGGCCAGCCCCAGCAACGCGGCGACGGCGGTGAGGGCGAGCAGAGGCATAAGCATGGTCCGTTCTACTCTCCCCTCTAAAAACATAACGGTTAATTTGGGCCATCGCCTTATTAATGTTTATAAGCCCCTCGACGGTGCCGGGCCATGTGGTTGCTCCCACTGTCGAGGGCGGACGCCGAGAGGATAATACGCAGATCCTACAACATAGCGTCTGAACACGCCAGAAAGGTGGGGGCTAGGGTCGAGCCGCTCGCGCCGAGGCACATATACGGAGACGATGCGGATAAATACGGCTACAGCCTGGCCCTAGGCAAGATAAGCCCGCCTCTGACCGAGGCCTCGCTGGTGGTCGTCTGGGGCTTCTACAACTACGATGAGTATTTCGACTACGTGCGGTTCGTCGAGGGCGGCAGAGTCGTCGAGTGGTTCGTGGAGCCCATAGCCTACTATCCCGAAAAGACGGCGGTCTGGATAGACGAGCCTCTGGTGTTCAGGGCCGGCTTCTCCATAGAGACCCACACGACCTCCAGCGAGCAGAGGGACAGAGTCTACGGCTGGCCTCTGGGCTTCGCCGTGGTGCCTAGACAGCCTCCACAACCCGTGAGGCCGGTGGGGAGGAGGCGGGGCGCCAAGGGGGCTAAGACCGGCGAGTCTCCCTCGTAATGCCCTTATCAACTATATAGAGCACTGTCTGGACCCACCCCGCCAGCCTGCCCAGCTTGTCGGCGGCGCGCGCCCTTAGGCAGACAGACTGTAGGGGACAGACAGCGCAGTCGTATCTAGCGCAGTAGCTCTTGTCGGGCGGCCTCCCCGTCAGTCCCAGACGCGGCGCCTGCCTCATGAAATGCTTGTCGACTGGAACCGCCGAGGCGTCCCCCGTGAAGAGGAGGTAGAGGTCGGCGACTTTAGGCCCCACGCCCGGGATCTTCAAGAGATCGGCTCTGTCCTTAGGCCTAGCCGATAGGTAGGCCCTCAGAGCGGCCGGCAGACGCCTCAGCTGGTAGCTGTTGCCGACAGACGGGGCGAGCTCCGCTATCTCGTCGAGGCGCTCGCTACGGGAAAACAACGCGTGCGTCCACCTGAGCACGTTTGTGTGGTACGCGGTGTTCTGTGTGAGGAACGCGGCGACGAAGATCAAGCCCTCGTCCCCCGGCGATATGGAGATGCCTACGCAGTCCCCGTACCGATCTAACAGCTCCCGCACGGCCCTCTCCACGTCGCTGTCCACCTCGCCCACGTAGCGCCATGGATCGTACCATCTACCCGAAAGGTACGGATCGGCCGATGCGTCCAAGCCCTTCCTCACGCCGAACGCCTTGACGTAGGAGTCCCCCCTCCTCTCCAAGAGGGTCAACGTCAGGCTGGGGTATAGGGTCAGCTCCAGGCAGTTCATATCATTGACTGCGGCACGCCGCTCGGCGCCACGGCCCGTAGAGGCCGCAGGCCTCTGGCCCTCATCAGCTTGACAACGTGCGGGTAGAGGATGACGAGCTCCTCGTCTAGGCATTCGGCCAACGCCTCGTGTATGCCGCTTAGAGCCTCCTTGAGCCTCCTCACCCCGTCGTCGGTGGAGAAGCCTATCATGGCCGCCGCGTAGACGTCCCTACAGGGGGCCATGCCCGCCTCGACTAAATTCCTCAAGGCGTCCAGCTGTCTGTAGAAGTAGTGAGGAGGCGACATCGTGATTGCGCCGAACTCCTCGGGAGTAGCCCCCTTTATGGACACCCTCACCACGACGTTGGGAAATCCGGCCAGCTCCCGCGCCAGCCCTCTATCTATCAATATGCCGTTGGTCTCGACGATAAAGGTATAGCTCTCCGGCACCGATTTCAACACGGCGAGGAGGTGGCGGGGAGCTATAGTCGGCTCGCCTCCCGAGATCCTCAACTGCGCGATGCCTCTAGACCTGGCCATCTCCGCCAGGCGGCGGGCCACCACGTCGGGCCTCATGAAGTCGCCCACGTCCAGCCTAAACGAGCTGTTCCGCCAAGCCCAACACATGCCGCAACGGAGGTTGCAACCGACGACGTCGGCCGTGGCGATGCCGCCATACCATCTATCCGCTCTGAATCTAAAATAGCGGCGCAACACGGCGCCTCCCTCCTCCCTCACGGAATATTTGAGCACCAGCCGCGTAAGCACCTCTGGGTCTATCACAGAGCTAGCTTAGGCACTGCGAGATAACCTTTTTCCCGGAGTTGAAGATCTTCCTACCCGAGCGCCGTCAAAAACCGGCCTACGCCGCTCCTAGCCGAGTGGCGACGCAAACGTCAGCGGGCGAGCCGACGATGGCACTAGTGGAAAACTTAAAAATGTGAAATATATGTAAAGAGTAGGGCCCCGGTGGCTTAGCCCGGTAGAGCGCCCTGGGGCTTAGCCCCGCGTAGGCCTTGTAAGCGGGAGGTCCCGTCAGGCCCCCGCCAGGGGGTCTGGGATAAGGTTCAAATCCCGGCCGGGGCTCCATCCGATCTTCATGAGGATAACGCTATTAGTGTCAAAAAGGGGGATTTGGGATAACAACTTCTTTGTTGCTGGCTTGTTTCTACCGGCTAGATATCTCGCAACGGCTTCTCTCAACGTCGGATCCCTCTTAACTAGCTCTTTCAACTCTCTCCACGGTATATACGCCACATACCAACGCCTATCAACGTACATCTTGGCGTGAGGCTTTAGGGCGTTTAGGGCCTTCTCCGCCTCTTCTCTCTCAGCGAAATACCTCACGGCGTGTAGTGTCTTAGCCGATAGATGGAGGCGCATCACCACCCCCTTGATAACTACATACGCGGGATCGAAAGACGGCCTATAATCGGCCAGAGCCTTTAGATACACCCACTTGTGGCTATACAATACCTCTAGGAGGACGCCATAACGTCCAACAGACGTAGTTATCTTTTTGGCTAATTCTTTAGCCCTCCTTCGGCTAAGTTCAATTTTGCGATAATTATAACTCCCGCCTAATAAACCGTTAATCATCTCTATATTAACAGCTGTAGAAAGCGCTATTTTCTCCCTCCTGCCGTCCACCACTCCATCGCCGAGATACCACGTCAATAAAGGCCTGTAGTCGCCCCCGCGTAAAGCCTCCAACGCCATCCTCTGGGCCTCCTCCTTACTCCATTTCTGCGTCCAATCCTTAGCCACGGCATAAATCTCTAGAGAGAGGCCGCCGGCATTTATGCCTACTTCAACTACATGTACTCTCATCCAACCAGGCCTAGTAGCAGACCACGCGAAGAGTTGCCACGGCTGTGTCGTGGCCATCATGGGCCGCCTCTTGTCGGCTGTCTCGTCGCTCGCCCTCCAGCCTAGTTGGAAGGCTTCTACTTCCTCTGGGCTTAGTCCAATACTGGGGAAGTACAGCTTGGCAGATACGTCGTGTAGAGGTAGTTTAAACACCGGGGCTCTGGTTAACTGTGTATGGATGCAGACCCCGTCGGCGCATATGTGGCTTACGACTTTGCTCCTCTCTATCACCTCGACGCGGCCCTCCTCCACGGCTCTGCATATCTTTGTCAGCTTTTCTCTCGCCTGCCCCTCAGCCCTATCCAGTAGCTGGATGAGGCCGTCTACAAACTGTCTAAACCGCGTCGCCGCATCATCTGGCAAAGATAAGGCTCTAGGCACTGCCTCGCCTACGTACCGCATGTACAGCCTCCACTTCTCGAACAGCGTATCCACAGTGCCGTACAGCACGCCACGCCTCGCAGACTTCTCTAGCACCGCCTCTAACGTCGGCCTTGGCTCCTCTCCCGACACCGCCCTACATCTCTCCCTCAGCTTCGTCAGCACCTCGTCGACGTCCACATACCTGCCCATACCCCACCCGGCTCACCTCTTTACGTGGAATTGATAATCCACCCGCCGCGCCTTCTGGTCAGGTGGAGGTCTGTCTACATACGCCTCCGGGTTTGAGCCGTTTTCTAAACAGCCGCTGATTGTCTCTGCTAGGCGAGTAGAGGCGTCAGCTAGCGGGGAGTACACGTGGGCGTACTTCGCCGCAACCGCTGGCTCCTCCACTGGCTTTTTCGCACACCTCGCCCTCGGGAATACGGGAGGTTTTCTCGGCCTTGCCGAAGGCCTCCTTCTGTTGTACGGCGGTTTATATACCGCATATAGCCAAGCCTCCCACATCTCCGCCAGCCGTCTGTTGTGCGTATAGGCCAGGATAATGAACATATCGGCCTTCAGCCCCCTCTTCGCCGCAGAGGAGTGGCCGCGGAGGTGCATGTATACGCGGTCGTAGTAGCCGCTACGCTTCCCCACGCCTACATACGCCGCACGTCCACCCGCCATAGCCAGGTAGACGTAGTGGATAACAGCCACATCTACGACAAGGCTTAAAGCCAACTGCGGCATTCAACTACTCCTTCTACATTTTACCTGACTTAACACCGTACGTTTTTCCCGAATCAGGAAAAATGTCCGATTTTAACTCAGGTAAAATGTAGAAGGAGTAGTTGAATGCCGCATTGTTAACAATCGGCGAGGTAGTTGAAACGTATGTTAACGTTGTGTGTTATTCAAGCGGCGTTACATTTCGTCTGACGTATTTCCTGAGTTAAAATCGGATATTTTTCCTGATTCAGGAAGTACATCCGACGCAGGGTCAGGAAATGTGTCCGACATTGAGTCAGGAAGAGTGTCCGACATGCCTACACAGTATCACTGACAGATTTAGGACTGGCAACGCGTCGTGGTAGTTGAAAGAGGGATGCACCGAGATCGGTTCTAAATCTTTAGATTTAGAACTGGCAAAGACGAGATCGGCGAAGCTTGACATACGCCGATCGTTGATTCATAAATAGGAGGTGTGTTTATGCACCCATGGGCCAGTTGGTGCCCGCCCCGCCTCCCGCGAGGGCTCCGGGAGGCGACGCTGTGTTCAAATACGCGTCTGCAGAAGGGGCGGCGCCAATCCTCAGGGCGGCCCCGCCCCGGGAGCCGCCGGCGACTCGGGGCCCCGTGCCCCCGGGACGCCCGGAGAGCAGAAAGGGGGTACAGACCTGTGCCGGTGCGGCTCTGAGATAGTACGCCATGGCCGCCAGGAAGCCGCCTATGCCAGAAAACAAGTCCAGAACCACAGCCGATTTGAACATGCGCGCCGCATCCAACAGAAGAATAAAGACGTTGGCCATGGCCAGCGGCAACGCCGCATCGGCCACGGCTTCAGTAAAGAAGGTGAGCGGGAGGTCCCGGGTTCGAAAGGGTCGTCCCCGAATGTCCCGGCCGGGGCTCCATCAGATTTCTACTCTGGCTCTGGGCTTTACGGCGTAGCCTCTCCTCAGCGTCAGCTCCCTTACACTATACAGAAGTCTGCCGACCGCGATGGGCTTCCCGCCTTCGTCGACCACGAAGACCTCGGCGTTGGGCCTCAACCCGCGCGAATACGACTTGACGAACTTAGCAGGGACGCTACGTCCCTGCAAGACGAACTTGGCAGTCTCCCCGTCGACGACGACGTATGGGCCCTTCATGTAGGGGGCCGCGTCCGCGAGGGGGAGCAAATAGCCGTCGTTGTTCCTGAAGGCGAATATCGGCTTGCCTTCGTAATATATATATTTTATTCTTTTAGATTTATTGTATTTTATTTCTAGTTTATTTTTATCAATATCAATATTTTTATATCCATATATATATGTCAAGAGGCCGTAGGCCTGTTCTTCCGGCGTCATGCTTTTAACCATGTATCGGATCTGTATTAATGCTGTATTGCGATATCTGCGGCGCCCCGATAGAGGGACAACCCTATATAATAAAGCTGGACAACGCGGTCCTCCACGTCTGTAGGCGCTGTGCGGCGTCGTACGGCGCCGTCTCGGCCTCGGCGGCCGCGGAGCCGCAGAGACGCGTGGCCCCGCCTCCTCCGCCCAGGAGAGCGCCGGCTCCTAAGAGAGCGGCCGATAGGTACGAGGTCGTCGAGGAGTACGCCGAGGTTATAAAGAGGGCGCGGGAGTCCATGGGGCTCAGCAGAGAGGCGCTGGCGTCCTATATAGGCGTCAAGGAGAGCGTGTTGAGGCGCGTCGAGAGCGGCCAGCTGGTGCCCGACGTCCAGTTGGCCAGGAAGCTGGAGAAGGCTCTCGGGGTCAAGCTATTGGTGCCGGCCCAGCAGGGCGAGGCCGCGACGGGCGCGCCTGCCAAGAGGGAGCTCACTCTAGGCGATGTGGCGGAGGTGAGGGATGAGGAATAGGGCCCTTCTGGCGTATGTAGGCCCCAAGGATAGGAGGCTCGGCAGGAGGCTTGCGGAGTTCGAGGCACTGGCCGAGGTGGCCGGCTACGAGGTGGCCGGCGTCGTGACGCAGTTCGGCGAGAGGGACTCCCGTTTCTATCTAGGCAGGGGGAAGCTCGACGAGGTGGCCGGCATGGACTTC of the Thermoproteus uzoniensis 768-20 genome contains:
- a CDS encoding PUA domain-containing protein, producing the protein MVKSMTPEEQAYGLLTYIYGYKNIDIDKNKLEIKYNKSKRIKYIYYEGKPIFAFRNNDGYLLPLADAAPYMKGPYVVVDGETAKFVLQGRSVPAKFVKSYSRGLRPNAEVFVVDEGGKPIAVGRLLYSVRELTLRRGYAVKPRARVEI
- a CDS encoding multiprotein bridging factor aMBF1, whose translation is MLYCDICGAPIEGQPYIIKLDNAVLHVCRRCAASYGAVSASAAAEPQRRVAPPPPPRRAPAPKRAADRYEVVEEYAEVIKRARESMGLSREALASYIGVKESVLRRVESGQLVPDVQLARKLEKALGVKLLVPAQQGEAATGAPAKRELTLGDVAEVRDEE
- a CDS encoding endonuclease III domain-containing protein, with the translated sequence MNCLELTLYPSLTLTLLERRGDSYVKAFGVRKGLDASADPYLSGRWYDPWRYVGEVDSDVERAVRELLDRYGDCVGISISPGDEGLIFVAAFLTQNTAYHTNVLRWTHALFSRSERLDEIAELAPSVGNSYQLRRLPAALRAYLSARPKDRADLLKIPGVGPKVADLYLLFTGDASAVPVDKHFMRQAPRLGLTGRPPDKSYCARYDCAVCPLQSVCLRARAADKLGRLAGWVQTVLYIVDKGITRETRRS
- a CDS encoding S16 family serine protease, translated to MRWTYVVVALLAVALAATALTLAPLRPGQTMRVVGTATINALAVSSGGGGAVVPIEVTLLYPGNGRAYVAGVPEAGEGFGPSAQVALYVAARLAGVSAANYTALLRVTGLEANVGGPSASGYITAALFALMKGLPLRNDTAMTGIILPDGTIGWVGGVGDKVAAAAQNGIKRVLVPLGEQGQAKGVRGVQVIPVATIQQAIYYLTGYNVTSPYGPSYLNTTVFNKVSRYLYEQVLAIYRNATGTSANAYVNMSAVSSLAARGQYYTAASLLFNGIYKYYLSQVSSGALSANALSSKALELTKNYEKLANNITITSNNLGIIIGIYERIYQIYQQANSSSPDVAFMYARAVTLPPWINAAEMLAYGRVINESSLSDMAETYLEYAYVMYSYVITTYGSQLPPDLATELQQSLQLAESLYSSKHYLASLAASLDTISLAENALASPGADSLAPVERQTAFENIYRAAACGSPNILPLSYIQFGDYYMNSDTTTALYMYEEASMYAAAIGDILCSSNATYIIVKAPSNISTLAPPPAITASAQTGFSAANYIISIILIVFVISVIIVSAKKR
- a CDS encoding radical SAM protein — protein: MIDPEVLTRLVLKYSVREEGGAVLRRYFRFRADRWYGGIATADVVGCNLRCGMCWAWRNSSFRLDVGDFMRPDVVARRLAEMARSRGIAQLRISGGEPTIAPRHLLAVLKSVPESYTFIVETNGILIDRGLARELAGFPNVVVRVSIKGATPEEFGAITMSPPHYFYRQLDALRNLVEAGMAPCRDVYAAAMIGFSTDDGVRRLKEALSGIHEALAECLDEELVILYPHVVKLMRARGLRPLRAVAPSGVPQSMI